In Streptomyces sp. NBC_01439, the following are encoded in one genomic region:
- a CDS encoding class I SAM-dependent methyltransferase, whose protein sequence is MATRKNLAANRESLVHKVRYAASRPHRIAPYLKRAARDRWLAFKHPDHVSYYRAVMASDTRRNPEAAVGSQTHERWLALGQMQFDYLLGHGLKPGARMLDIGCGNLRAGWRFIDYLDAGHYYGIDISPDILIAAKRTLTERGLQAKVPHLTLTKNLTLDFLPDGYFDVVHAHSVFSHSPLDVIDECFAHVGRVLAPGGHFDFTFDRTTGTEHQVLREDFYYRTETLIDLAAGHGLSARFMEDWEELGHGQSKIRVSVAGSGVDAEV, encoded by the coding sequence ATGGCCACCAGGAAGAACCTCGCCGCGAACCGGGAATCCCTCGTCCACAAGGTCCGCTACGCCGCGAGCCGTCCACACCGCATCGCCCCGTACTTGAAGCGGGCCGCCCGTGACCGGTGGCTGGCCTTCAAGCACCCCGACCACGTCAGCTACTACCGGGCCGTGATGGCCTCGGACACCCGGCGCAACCCCGAGGCCGCGGTCGGCAGTCAGACCCACGAACGCTGGCTCGCGCTCGGGCAGATGCAGTTCGACTACCTCCTCGGGCACGGCTTGAAGCCCGGAGCGCGCATGCTGGACATCGGCTGCGGCAACCTCCGCGCCGGCTGGCGGTTCATCGACTACCTCGACGCCGGCCACTACTACGGCATCGACATCTCGCCCGACATCCTCATCGCCGCGAAGCGGACCCTGACCGAGCGGGGGCTCCAGGCCAAGGTCCCGCACCTGACCCTCACCAAGAACCTGACGCTGGACTTCCTGCCCGACGGCTACTTCGACGTCGTCCACGCCCACAGCGTCTTCTCGCACTCACCGCTCGACGTCATCGACGAGTGCTTCGCCCACGTGGGCCGGGTCCTGGCACCCGGGGGGCACTTCGACTTCACCTTCGACCGCACGACCGGCACCGAACACCAGGTGCTGCGCGAGGACTTCTACTACCGCACCGAGACCCTCATCGACCTCGCCGCCGGGCACGGGCTGTCCGCGCGCTTCATGGAGGACTGGGAAGAACTCGGCCACGGCCAGTCCAAGATCCGCGTCAGCGTCGCCGGATCGGGCGTCGACGCCGAAGTCTGA
- a CDS encoding PadR family transcriptional regulator → MSDRAMQEPTLLLLTALADEPRHGYAIAREVELISGGRVKMRTGTLYGALERLLGQGLIEVHEEQIVDSRLRRTYTLTAEGRQSLAAEAQRIAATAREAARRLGVSGETATA, encoded by the coding sequence ATGAGTGATCGTGCGATGCAGGAACCGACCCTCCTCCTCCTGACCGCGCTGGCGGACGAGCCCCGCCACGGGTACGCGATCGCGCGCGAGGTGGAGCTGATTTCGGGCGGCCGCGTCAAGATGCGGACCGGCACCCTGTACGGGGCCCTGGAGCGGCTGCTGGGTCAGGGGCTGATCGAGGTCCACGAGGAGCAGATCGTCGACAGCCGGCTGCGCCGCACCTACACCCTCACCGCAGAGGGCCGGCAGAGCCTGGCCGCCGAGGCGCAGCGGATCGCCGCCACCGCGCGCGAGGCGGCGCGCCGCCTGGGCGTCTCCGGCGAGACGGCCACGGCGTGA